In a single window of the Danio rerio strain Tuebingen ecotype United States chromosome 20, GRCz12tu, whole genome shotgun sequence genome:
- the pimr124 gene encoding uncharacterized protein pimr124 yields MLFTVLGVIALFLRERTINSTVSGQDESFDRQGLVTVPSVANSDGREIGDWCEESSLHLEEQINVQTEEPSLEEPVDGQSEDPSLVEPDSVHSEEPSLVEPDSVHGEEPSLVEPVDGHSEDSASSSSSDDVPLNSSSSSDDYPQEIYSAGFNCSSELTASSYSSFMSAESGCGDDASTDFLSAESGCGDDPSTDFRSAESGCGDDPPPNVVSAEPGCSHDDPPNVVSPKPGCSHDDPPNVVSPKPGCSHDDPPNVVSPKPGCSHDDPPNGVSAKPGCSPDDPPNVVSPKPGCSHDDPPNVVSPKPGCKDDVDHGATCQTEGAVPPQPEEQKDKDTHIIEVNSQSYEIGAKLGKGGFGTVFAGTRLQDGLPVALKLADFKDKRFIRVDDFDQPLPAEIALHFLASKSPKIKQVVQLLDWKVEDSCYLMVLERPVPCMSLTEFVRNHRGNIAEDVLRKIMLHATTAADLCCKRKVFHRDIKPDNLLINPETFEVKLIDFGCGELLTDGFYKEFCGTMKFSPPEFSKNGLYLGEPATVWSLGILQYVLMFKKLPDNHKIIRLNFKKFQEYGWSKECCDYIRSCLITNYNFRHDLRALRAHAWFKAETKR; encoded by the exons ATGTTATTTACCGTACTTGGAGTAATTGCTCTCTTCCTGAGAGAAAGAACCATCAATTCCACCGTCTCAGGTCAAGATGAAAGCTTCGACCGTCAAGGACTGGTCACGGTACCCTCCGTGGCCAACAGTGATG GTCGAGAAATCGGTGACTGGTGTGAAGAATCATCTTTGCATCTGGAAGAACAGATCAATGTTCAGACTGAGGAACCGTCACTGGAGGAACCTGTTGATGGCCAGAGTGAAGAtccatcactggtagagcctgacagtgttcacagtgaagaaccatcactggtagagcctgacagtgttcacggtgaagaaccatcactggtagagcctgtcGATGGTCACAGTGAGGACTCGGCCAGCTCCTCCAGCAGTGATGATGTTCCTCTAAACTCATCCAGCAGTAGTGATGACTACCCCCAAGAGATTTACTCAGCCGGATTCAACTGTAGTAGTGAGCTCACAGCCAGCTCCTACAGCAGCTTCATGTCTGCTGAGTCTGGCTGTGGTGATGACGCCTCTACAGATTTTCTGTCTGCTGagtccggctgtggtgatgaccccTCTACAGATTTTCGGTCTGCTGAGTCTGGCTGTGGGGATGACCCAcctccaaatgtggtctctgctgagcccggctgtagtcatgatgaccctccaaatgtggtctctCCTAAGCCTGGCTGTAGTCATGATGAccctccaaatgtggtctctcctaagcccggctgtagtcatgatgaccctccaaatgtggtctctCCTAAGCCCGGCTGTAGTCATGATGACCCTCCAAATGGGGTCTCTGCTAAGCCCGGCTGTAGTCCTGATGAccctccaaatgtggtctctcctaagcccggctgtagtcatgatgaccctccaaatgtggtctctCCTAAGCCCGGCTGTAAAGATGACGTCGATCATGGGGCAACCTGTCAGACAGAGGGCGCTGTTCCACCTCAGCCAGAAGAGCAGAAGGATAAAGACACACACATTATTG AGGTCAACTCACAGAGCTATGAAATTGGCGCTAAGCTGGGCAAAGGAGGCTTTGGAACCGTTTTTGCAGGGACCCGTTTACAAGATGGCCTTCCGGTGGCTTTAAAATTGGCCGATTTCAAGGACAAGCGATTCATCCGTGTT GATGATTTTGACCAGCCACTTCCAGCGGAGATCGCTCTGCACTTTCTTGCTTCTAAAAGCCCCAAGATTAAACAAGTTGTTCAGCTTCTGGACTGGAAGGTGGAGGACAGCTGCTACCTTATGGTCCTAGAGCGGCCTGTACCCTGCATGAGCTTAACTGAATTTGTAAGAAACCACAGAGGTAACATCGCAGAGGACGTGTTACGGAAAATCATGCTCCACGCAACAACTGCAGCTGACTTGTGCTGCAAACGCAAAGTGTTTCACCGCGATATCAAGCCTGACAACTTACTGATTAACCCAGAGACCTTTGAAGTCAAATTGATTGACTTCGGCTGCGGTGAACTCCTTACTGACGGCTTTTACAAAGAGTTTTGTG GCACAATGAAGTTCAGCCCTCCCGAGTTTAGTAAGAATGGCTTATACTTAGGGGAGCCAGCGACAGTGTGGTCACTCGGGATTCTTCAGTATGTCCTAATGTTCAAGAAACTTCCAGACAACCATAAAATCATAAGGTTGAATTTCAAAAAGTTTCAGGAATATGGATGGTCAAAAG AATGCTGTGATTACATCCGGAGTTGTCTTATAACTAACTACAACTTCCGGCATGATCTGCGTGCACTCCGTGCCCATGCCTGGTTTAAG GCAGAGACCAAGCGGTAG